In the genome of Calothrix sp. PCC 6303, the window TTTCCATCGATATTCAAAATTTTGATATTTCCATCGCTGGTGGCAACAGCTAGGATTTTTCCATCTGGAGTAAAACGGAAATTATTAACTTTTTTCCCTCCAATGTCGAAAGCTTGGAGTTCTTCCCCTAAAAGGTTCCACAGTTTGATTACTCCATCATCGCTTGATGCAGCAATGACTTTTTCATCGGGATTAAAACTAACATGATTAATTCCAGTTTTATTTCCCAAAAAGCTTCTAACTAACTTGCCATCACTGACTTGCCAAAGCTTAATTAAACCATCTTCACCAGATGAGACAATTAACTTCCCATCACTACTAATATCTAGAGAATTTACCCAACCGCTATGGGCAATCCATGATTTAGTTAACTTCCCATTTATATCCCAAATTTTAATAGTTTTGTCGCGGGAAGCGGAAATAATCGACTTTCCCAAAGGAGTAAAAATAGCCTTTGTAATAAAATCGGTATGTTCAGTAAATTTCTGTGCTTCCTGGGGAGTCGAAAGTATGTTTCCTTCTTTCCCAAACAATGAAAACATCCTGATAGTTTTATCTCCACCCCCTACCAAGAGAAACTTACCATCCTCACTAAAACAAAGACTTAAAACTCGTTCTTCATTTCCCAAAAAACTAGCAAGTAAATTTCCTTCCTTTCCCCAAAGCTTCACATTCCCATCATCACTAGCAGATGCTAATAAACTTCCATCAAAACTTACAGCTACAGCATTAATCTTATTAGTATGACCCAGTAAACGATTCACCTCAAAGTTTTTAAAAACTGCTTGCTGAAGTGTCCCGATAGTTGCTAATTCTAAATCATTACTGGGATGAAAAACCTGTTTTAAGCGTTTCCCAGCTTCCATACCTGCAATCAAAGCTTCAATTTGACGATGGGAAACTAATAAAGCTTCCGAAGAAGAGTTTAAAGCACTGACTTCTCGTAGCTGTGCAGATTGTCTTTGAAAAAAAGCAAATCCACCAAAACCTGTAGCAGTAATACCCAAAACACTAATTACAGCTAAAGCAGCTTGAGTTTGGCGTAACCGTTTTTTCTGCGCTTTTTCCTGAAGCTGCCTTTGATCCAAACAAGCAGAAATAAACCGCCATACATCCGATGATAACTCATCAGTGTACTTAATAAAAATTTCCTCAGCCTCAGCCAAACGTACACCTTGAAGTAGAAACTCAGCAGCTTCATTACCTTGAATCCATAACCGAGTTGCTTGATCAATTTGTCGATGCGATCGCACTTTGCTACGATTCTCTTCTAACCACCATCTTAAAGTAGACCAGTGACGGATGAGTATTTCATGTGCGACTTCGATTGTAACAGAATTATGCAAAGGGGAAGAAAGAGGATTTTTATCTTCTATTTCTTGGGAAACCAGTTTTAAGTCACCGATTTTATGACTGTAACCTCTGTGTTTAGCTTCTACTTGTTCAAATTCTTCCACATTAACCACTACCAACTTCGCAGCAGTTAAAACCTGGAGAGTTTTATCTACTAATTCTTGGGGAAACTTCTTCACAACTAATTCCGATTTGAATATGCGTCTGCGAGTATCCTCCGTCCCCTCCCCCAACTGAGTTAAAGAGAGAAAAATCCACCTCGCACATTCCTTCCCCGATTCATCCAAACCCCCATACACAGCTTCCGCTTTCCTTTCCAAAGCACCAGCAATTCCCCCCAAATGTTGCTGATAGGAAAGCAAAGTCAACTCCCCTGCTTTGCGGTGACTCCACAATTCTTCCAAAACAAACTCCAACAAAGGTAAATCCCCAGCAGAGTGATTCAACTCCTGGAGTAATACCTCCACCAAACCCGATTCCACTCGCAAACCCACCTGTTCCGCAGGTTTAACAATTACACTGCGATAATCATCATCGCTCAACTTGGCTGGTACCAACACACTTGATTCCTGCAACAACTTTGCCATTGCGGGAATTTCCAAACAAGGTGTCATAAAATCAGCCCGCAGGGTAATAACTAATTTAAACTTATCGCCAGCATATTCCAAAGCACCAAAAACCAACTTTAGGAATTGTTCTCGATCCTCATCTGAAGTTAAAGTAAACAACTCTTCAAACTGGTCAATCACCAACATTACCATAGGTTCCGGTCGGCTGCGTAACCAATAAACCAACCCTTCCACACCTTGGTAAAGTAACCCCTCCATTCTATCAAGGTCTGGGGCTTCCTTTTCTCCCCCCAACTTCCTGGCTAAAATATCCAACGGATTATTACCTGGACGCAAACAGCAAATTAACCACTTTTCGCTACCAGCTAACTCTTGCCCGAACCGCAACCGCGAAATCATTCCCGCTTGCACAGCAGAAGACTTTCCACTTCCCGAAGCACCCACCACAGCCAAAAAAGACTGAGAAGCCACATGGCTAATTAACTGCTGAATCAAAGCCGAACGACCGTAAAAATACTGAAAATCATCTTCAGTAAAAGCCCTCAAACCAAGGTATGGACAAATTCCCAAATCCAAACTCGTGGACTTTTGCCGATTCCAACCTGTTGGTATAACTTCAATCACACCTTGCATCCCCGACAACCACACTTGGAGAGGTAAACTTCCCGCCAAATGCACCTGAAGTAAACTAATCCAACCTGCCGCAGACAAACCAACATCAGGAGAAACACCCTGTAAAGTTTCCACCAAACCCCGCACAAAAACCTCTGAGTTTTCCCCAGGTGCAGCCGCTGCAATAATACAAATCCCCCTCTCCCCCCCAACTTCCAAATCTTCCACCCAACTTGCCAAAGATTGCTCCCCTTGCCTCCCCTGCTTCCCCTGCTCCCCTTGCCTCCCCTGCTTCCCCTGCTTCCCCTGCTTCCCCTGCTTCCCCTGCTCCCCCTGCTCCCCCTGCTTCCCCTGCCCCCCCTCCGGGCAATCCAAAATTAAAACTACCCTTTCCACCAAAGCACGACGCAACCGTTGCCGCAACCAACTACAACTTAACCAAACATCATCAGCTAAAACCAAAGCAGATTCACCCCCTGGAGTCTCCTCCAACCTTCCCCGCAGATAGAGTAAAGCAGTATCCCCCCCAGACAGACATCCTTGAATCGCATCCCGAATATCAGTTACAGATGCTTTCCCTTGACGGGGTAAATACTCCAATTCAAACCCACCATTACCCTGCAAAACCTTACTCAAAGCCAAAGTTTGACTACTAGTCACCCCATCCACCACCAAAGCAACCCGCTTCTCATCCTCAGTCACCGATTTATTACCTAAAACTATCTCCCCAATTCCCTCAACAATTCGCTTTGGTGTCTGCAAAGGATACTCACTGTAGAGATTCGTGTCACCCTTTCCCCGTCGTTGTTGATTAATTAACCGCAACTGTTGATTAGTTTTATCCAAATATTGCAGAGTTTGGTGGTAAACATAACGATAAAGTCCATCTGCTGTCACCATCCCTTGGGAATCAGCAGCTTCACCCCGTAAACCACGAATTAAATAGTATGTAAAGACACCGTGTCCCAGTTCGGGAAACTCCCAAGATTGTTGGTCAGTATCGCAGGAAAGTAAAGCATAGAAGCCCTTACTACTAGCTGCCGCCGATTGCAAATCCCTAACTAGCTGACGTGTCGGATTTAACATTACATTAGGAACCGCACCCCGTAACGTCATCCCCCCACTATGGCAAGCATCCAACCAAATCAACTGCTGACGCGCTGCACAACTACCTAAAATAGATAGTAGTTCGTGGAGTGCGATCGCGCTATTGGCTAAATCATCTTTTTGGGTATCCCGCAAACACAAAAATGTCTGCTGTGTATCACCATCAATGACACCATGTCCAGAAAAGTAGAATAAAACAGTATCTTCTGGTTTCGCATTCACCTTAATCTCAGCTAACTTTCCCCGAATATCCCCAAGCAAAGGTAACTGCAACCCAAAATCATGGAAAGTAGTCATCTCCATCTGCGAAAACTGCTGACAAGCAACTTCCAAAGCTTCAGATAACCCCCGACAATCCAAAGCCGAATAACGCAAGCTGGGTAAATCTTCATCCAAATATTGATTTACACCAATCAACAGCAACCAAAGTTTGGGAGTAACTGTTTGCTTTGCTTTATTTGTGCGGGTTTTACCAACTCCTATAGGGGACATAATGTCAAGTATTTAATTTAAGTTTGAAATCTGGGTAGTTATATACCTATAGTTTGGCATAGGTTCATTTATGCACTCAGAAAACAAACTCATATCACCAACTTCTCCCGTAGCTACAAATCTATGGGATTCTAAAATTAAAAATTCAATCTACCAGTTTGACACAAGTATCTAAATCTGTAGGGGATGATTTTAGGGAAGTTGAGGAAGTTCAATGTGGAGTTTGTTGCCGATTTCTAGGACATTGTTGGTGAAATCGGTCATGCCTGCGATCGGACTGGCGATCAAACTTGCGATGCCGAATAGGGCGATAAGACTGCGTTTTAGGCGGGGAATGCTGCGTTGGTCGGCGGGTTTTTGGATTTCGGTTTCTAGGTCTTCGATGTTGATGATTACGTCTTCTTGACTTTGTGGGGGGAATTGGGTGGCTGTTTGGCGGAGAGTGGTGATGAGGTTGAGAAGTTCGGCGGTATTTGCGTTGTTAGTTTGGGTGAAGGTGCTGTTGGTGACGGATGCGTTGTCGCTTGCAATAACGCCGGACATGGGAGCGTTGAAGTTTTGGATTTTTTTGGATTGGTCGGACATAATTTGCTCCTGTTGATTGGCGTTGTGAATATGGGTATGGTTTTCGATGGTGACGGATGGTGTGAGTTCCCGTTTTGGCTTTCTAGGGGTTCTGCGTTTTTCAAATTCTTCAGATGAAGCTTTGGAATCCTGGGAATAACCGATCGCATCGTCAATCAAACTATGAACATTAACTTTGTGGTAGGGAGGTTTATCACATTCAGTTTCGTAGGCTTGATTTTGCAGCCGTTCTTGAAGTTTTTTAAGTGCATAAGCATGGGGATTTTGGGAGCCTTTGCAAGTTGGACAATTACAGGGGATTAATTCTTGGTAGCGAAGTTTTTCGTAGGAATCGTGGATTTTATTAAACTCGTGACGGATGCGTGTCAGGAGGTCTTTTTTGGGAAAACCAGATACTCGAATGCGGATTTCATTTTTGTAGTAGGCTTCGATGACTTCAGCACGGGCATTACCATCGGTGAGAATCACGCCATCCTTCCAGATGAGTTCACCGTCAATTAGCTTGTGCATTTCTACAGCGAAGCGGGTGAGCATTCCCTTGGGCATAAACTCATAGTGGTAACTCAGGATCAGGTTTTCCCTGTCATCCCAGGTATATTTGGGTTGGTTAGGAGAGAGAAGTTGGGGGGCAATGTAGGTGCCGGGACGGTGGGGAATTTCGTAGCAGAGTTTAAACCGCATCATCAATTGCAGCAATTCATACCGCATGTCGCTGTATCGATCGTCTGCCCAAATTTTGGCAAGATCTTCGTGGGTGAAGCAACCGAGGGCTTGTTGGACTTCTGGGGTGTCGAGGACGGTGTAGACGGCAGTGGTACCCCATTCGGGTTTGAGGATGATCCAGTTTTTCAGGATGGGGTCATCTTGAAAGTGGAGGCAAACACCGAGATCGTGAAGGTAGCCGCTGAGTTGGAGTTTGTCTTCGCGGCGTTTGAAGCCGTGGATATCGCAGAGGGTTAGGAATTCGTCTTGGGTGATGTAATTGCGGTTGTCGGCTTCTAGGGCTTCACGGACTCGTACCCAGGTTTTGGGTAGTGGGGTGCCAATGTGGGGAAGTTGGCTGATATGGTGTTGGACGGCAGTGAGGATTTCGGAAAGTCCGCGATTATTGGGGCAGGCAAGGTTGGTGGGGAGGATTTTTTCGAGGTTGGGGAAGCGTCCGCGCAGTTGATTTTCGTTAACTTGGCAGGGGCGATCTTGTTTTTCGTTTTTGACGATGATGGCAGGGCTGGCTTCACTGAGGAGTTCGACGACTTCAAGCCAGTAGTTAAAGTCAGTGTTGTCTTGACGGGTATCAGCAACGAGGAGATAAAGAGAGCGCTTAGTGAGGAAGAATTGGTGAGTAGCATGGTAGATTTCTTGTCCCCCAAAATCCCAGATGTTGATGCGGAAGGGATTGCCACTGGAGTGAGGAAAGTCGAAACGGAGAACATCAATACCTTCTGTTGATTTTTCGGGGTTGTCACCACCTTCAAGTTTGAGCTTGTATTTGGAGTCAATAAGTTTGTTGGCAAGGCTGGTTTTTCCCGCCCCACCTTCACCAATGATTAAGAGTTTAGCTTCGTAAATACGCTCTGAACCTTCTTCTTGAAGCTGTCTGATAAAGTTAAAAACGGGAGCAGGTTGTGTATATTTTCTTTTTACTTCTGGAGGAAGTTCTCCCAAATCGTTATTTCTAATATCAAGTTTTTTCAGTTGCGTTAGTTTAGTAAGTTCTTGTGGGAGCGTCAATAATTTGTTGTCATATAAAATTAGCTCTTTTAGTTTATTTAACTGCCCGATTGATTCTGGTAATCCCGTCAGTTGGTTACTGTTGAGGTAGAGGTATGTGAGACTGCTTAAATTCCCGAATGTCTCGGGTAAAGCGTTGAGTTGGTTACCGCTGAGGTAGAGGTCTGTGAGGCTGCTTAAATTCCCGAACGTCTCCGGTAAAGCGTTGAGTTGGTTCTCGCTGAGGTAGAGGTCTGTGAGGTTGGTTAAGTTTACAATCGACTCTGGTAAAGTGTTGAGTTGGTTATTCCAGAGGTAGAGATATCTGAGGTTGGTTAAGTTTCCAATCGACTCTGGTAAAGCATTGATTTGGTTCCCGCTGAGGTAGAGGTATGTAAGGCTGCTTAAATTCCCGAACGCCTCCGGTAAAGCGTTGAGTTGGTTCTCGCTAAGGTCGAGAAATGTGAGGCTGGTTAAGTTTCCAGCCGAATCCGGTAAAGCCTTGAGTTGGTTATTGTTGAGATAGAGATGTTTTAGGCTGGTTAAGTTTCCAACCGAATCCGGTAATCCCGTCAGTGGATTACTGTTGAGGTCTAGAAACGTGAGGCTGGTTAAGTTTCCGAACGCCTCCGGTAAAGCGTTGAGTTGGTTAGCGCTGAGGTCGAGGGATGTGAGGCTGGTCAAGTTTCCAATCGACTCCGGTAAAGCATTGATTTGGTTATTGTTGAGTTTGAGATACCTG includes:
- a CDS encoding caspase family protein, with the translated sequence MSPIGVGKTRTNKAKQTVTPKLWLLLIGVNQYLDEDLPSLRYSALDCRGLSEALEVACQQFSQMEMTTFHDFGLQLPLLGDIRGKLAEIKVNAKPEDTVLFYFSGHGVIDGDTQQTFLCLRDTQKDDLANSAIALHELLSILGSCAARQQLIWLDACHSGGMTLRGAVPNVMLNPTRQLVRDLQSAAASSKGFYALLSCDTDQQSWEFPELGHGVFTYYLIRGLRGEAADSQGMVTADGLYRYVYHQTLQYLDKTNQQLRLINQQRRGKGDTNLYSEYPLQTPKRIVEGIGEIVLGNKSVTEDEKRVALVVDGVTSSQTLALSKVLQGNGGFELEYLPRQGKASVTDIRDAIQGCLSGGDTALLYLRGRLEETPGGESALVLADDVWLSCSWLRQRLRRALVERVVLILDCPEGGQGKQGEQGEQGKQGKQGKQGKQGRQGEQGKQGRQGEQSLASWVEDLEVGGERGICIIAAAAPGENSEVFVRGLVETLQGVSPDVGLSAAGWISLLQVHLAGSLPLQVWLSGMQGVIEVIPTGWNRQKSTSLDLGICPYLGLRAFTEDDFQYFYGRSALIQQLISHVASQSFLAVVGASGSGKSSAVQAGMISRLRFGQELAGSEKWLICCLRPGNNPLDILARKLGGEKEAPDLDRMEGLLYQGVEGLVYWLRSRPEPMVMLVIDQFEELFTLTSDEDREQFLKLVFGALEYAGDKFKLVITLRADFMTPCLEIPAMAKLLQESSVLVPAKLSDDDYRSVIVKPAEQVGLRVESGLVEVLLQELNHSAGDLPLLEFVLEELWSHRKAGELTLLSYQQHLGGIAGALERKAEAVYGGLDESGKECARWIFLSLTQLGEGTEDTRRRIFKSELVVKKFPQELVDKTLQVLTAAKLVVVNVEEFEQVEAKHRGYSHKIGDLKLVSQEIEDKNPLSSPLHNSVTIEVAHEILIRHWSTLRWWLEENRSKVRSHRQIDQATRLWIQGNEAAEFLLQGVRLAEAEEIFIKYTDELSSDVWRFISACLDQRQLQEKAQKKRLRQTQAALAVISVLGITATGFGGFAFFQRQSAQLREVSALNSSSEALLVSHRQIEALIAGMEAGKRLKQVFHPSNDLELATIGTLQQAVFKNFEVNRLLGHTNKINAVAVSFDGSLLASASDDGNVKLWGKEGNLLASFLGNEERVLSLCFSEDGKFLLVGGGDKTIRMFSLFGKEGNILSTPQEAQKFTEHTDFITKAIFTPLGKSIISASRDKTIKIWDINGKLTKSWIAHSGWVNSLDISSDGKLIVSSGEDGLIKLWQVSDGKLVRSFLGNKTGINHVSFNPDEKVIAASSDDGVIKLWNLLGEELQAFDIGGKKVNNFRFTPDGKILAVATSDGNIKILNIDGKPLLNLQGHEAPVNDIHFTPDGKSIISGSDDKTIRIWNLPEKYPQQTNPIYSVSFNPQNQTFATAGWDKKVSLWNLEKSGKTQFLKTLATHDSIISQVKISPDGKLIATASADKTIKLWNIQTGTLIQTLKGHQNKVTNISFHPNNQTIISASSDKTIKTWQISNGKLLNSFTAHNDEVSSINYSPDGKIIASGGNTKDPTIKLWHPDGTLMKILPGHGNAIASLTFSPDSNTLASASWDNTIKLWHLPDGKLIHTLIGHSDGVTSINFTPDGKILTSASVDATIKFWDVSSGNLIKTLSGNSDPINSIAFSPDGKTLVSGGENFGVALWNLDLDQLISQAYSKVKVYLKNHNDKDRN
- a CDS encoding COR domain-containing protein, with the translated sequence MERPSVQNLIAQAAKEQWKELNLSGMDLSELPSEIGNLTSLTDLYLNRNQLSTLPEAFGNLTSLTHLYLSANQLNALPEAFGNLTSLRYLKLNNNQINALPESIGNLTSLTSLDLSANQLNALPEAFGNLTSLTFLDLNSNPLTGLPDSVGNLTSLKHLYLNNNQLKALPDSAGNLTSLTFLDLSENQLNALPEAFGNLSSLTYLYLSGNQINALPESIGNLTNLRYLYLWNNQLNTLPESIVNLTNLTDLYLSENQLNALPETFGNLSSLTDLYLSGNQLNALPETFGNLSSLTYLYLNSNQLTGLPESIGQLNKLKELILYDNKLLTLPQELTKLTQLKKLDIRNNDLGELPPEVKRKYTQPAPVFNFIRQLQEEGSERIYEAKLLIIGEGGAGKTSLANKLIDSKYKLKLEGGDNPEKSTEGIDVLRFDFPHSSGNPFRINIWDFGGQEIYHATHQFFLTKRSLYLLVADTRQDNTDFNYWLEVVELLSEASPAIIVKNEKQDRPCQVNENQLRGRFPNLEKILPTNLACPNNRGLSEILTAVQHHISQLPHIGTPLPKTWVRVREALEADNRNYITQDEFLTLCDIHGFKRREDKLQLSGYLHDLGVCLHFQDDPILKNWIILKPEWGTTAVYTVLDTPEVQQALGCFTHEDLAKIWADDRYSDMRYELLQLMMRFKLCYEIPHRPGTYIAPQLLSPNQPKYTWDDRENLILSYHYEFMPKGMLTRFAVEMHKLIDGELIWKDGVILTDGNARAEVIEAYYKNEIRIRVSGFPKKDLLTRIRHEFNKIHDSYEKLRYQELIPCNCPTCKGSQNPHAYALKKLQERLQNQAYETECDKPPYHKVNVHSLIDDAIGYSQDSKASSEEFEKRRTPRKPKRELTPSVTIENHTHIHNANQQEQIMSDQSKKIQNFNAPMSGVIASDNASVTNSTFTQTNNANTAELLNLITTLRQTATQFPPQSQEDVIINIEDLETEIQKPADQRSIPRLKRSLIALFGIASLIASPIAGMTDFTNNVLEIGNKLHIELPQLP